TTCATATTGTGTTTCTTCAAATGTAACGATTTCATGTAACCGCACTAAATATCTATCATTATCTAGGTAAAAGAAGGCTTCATCATGTTTTAGATATGTATATTTATCTGTTTTTTGCGCCAAATAATCCACGACAATATCCACTTGATCTTGTGGCATTCGTCGTTGAAGTAGGCGTTCAAAACTTTCAATATGACCCTCTAACGGTCCATTTTCATCATATTCAAAAGCTCCTTTCGCATAATCTATGCTTTGTTGAGAAACAGAATTTGTTTCAACTTGATATTTAGTGGGAGAATATCCCATATTGCCTGTAATAAGACTCCAATCTTCTGCGGCATTCTCAGCATCACTTGCTGCCACAGGATCTACCCAGTTGGCACCTCCTAGAAGATGAGATTCCATGCCTGAGTGTTGTTCGTTATACTGTTCTTCATAATCAAATGTAGGACGTGTGTCCGGGTCAATTAAGCGTACTACAACTGTACTGGCTTCTGCCCTTGTTAACACCCCTTGGGGTTTAAAAGTATGGTCAGGATAACCTGTGATGATCCCTAGCTTATACGTCTTCATAATATCTTTGTTGTATTTAAAAGAAAAATCTTCGGAGTCTGTGACCACTTGGAGCACCTGTGTCAAGTCGGTGAAGGTTTGTTCCCCTTCTAGGCGTTCTACCGCACGTATAATAATCATACACATCTCTTCTCGTGTAATCACTTGTTTGAAGTTCACAGGTCCCAAATAAGAATCAAAGTCTTCTTCTTTGAGTATTCCAAGCTCCATCGCCTTATCGATATAGTTCTGCGCCCAGTAGCCTTCGCTATTACCTGGTTCTTCTCCTAGTGCACGCACCACCATGGTAATAAACTGGTCACGTGCCAACTTCGTCTGGGGACGAAAGGTTCCGTCTGGATAACCAACAATAATCCCTCGGTCATCTTCACTTAAGCGTTCAACTGCATTATAAAACCAGTCACTGGTATTCACATCCGTACTTCTTGCTCCATAAATGGGGGTAAAAAAAGACAACATGATTAAACATGTCAAGACATAAGTCGTTCCTTTTAACGTATTCATAATTCTCTCCTCAATATTATATTTTTTATTTTACTCCTACACTTCTCTATTAGATTACAGAAAATGTCATGTGCATGCAATAGGACGATAGTCTTAAAGATTTACACTATCGATAAATGATGACATCAGTATAAGGCATAATCTGGGTAATATTCTTCTCATAGGTATCAATAAAGTTTTGATCCCGATACCAGATGTTAAAGTTTACTTCCATTGCTTGTTCATATTCTGTTCCTCTAAAAGCTAATACTTCATCCACTCGTACTAAATACCTATCATTATCTAGGTAAAAGAAGGCTTCATCATGTTTTAGATATGTGTATTTATCTGTTTTTTGCGCCAAATACTCCATGACAATATCTACTTGATCTTGTGGCATTCGTCGTTGAAGTAGGCGTTCAAAGTCTTCTATGTGCCCTGCATAGGGTTCATTTTCATCATACATTAAAATCCCCGATGCATAATCACTAGATTGTTGTGTTTTTACTCTATTTAATTCAAAAGAAGTTTTGCTTGGTAAATAATCCATATCACTTGTAATCAGATCCCAATCCGCCTTGGCATTATCATAATTACTCGCTGCCACAGAATCTACCCAGTTGGCGCCTCCTAATAGATGAGATTCCATGCCTGAGTGTTGTTCGTTGTACTGTTCTTCATAATCAAATGTAGGACGTGTGTCTGGGTCAATTAAGCGTACCACAACTGCACTGGCTTCTGCCCTTGTTAACACCCCTTGGGGTTTAAAGGTATGGTCAGGATAACCTGTGATGATTCCTAGCTTATACGTTTTCATAATATCTTTGTTGTATTTAAAAGAAAAATCTTCGG
This sequence is a window from Vallitaleaceae bacterium 9-2. Protein-coding genes within it:
- a CDS encoding S-layer homology domain-containing protein, whose translation is MNTLKGTTYVLTCLIMLSFFTPIYGARSTDVNTSDWFYNAVERLSEDDRGIIVGYPDGTFRPQTKLARDQFITMVVRALGEEPGNSEGYWAQNYIDKAMELGILKEEDFDSYLGPVNFKQVITREEMCMIIIRAVERLEGEQTFTDLTQVLQVVTDSEDFSFKYNKDIMKTYKLGIITGYPDHTFKPQGVLTRAEASTVVVRLIDPDTRPTFDYEEQYNEQHSGMESHLLGGANWVDPVAASDAENAAEDWSLITGNMGYSPTKYQVETNSVSQQSIDYAKGAFEYDENGPLEGHIESFERLLQRRMPQDQVDIVVDYLAQKTDKYTYLKHDEAFFYLDNDRYLVRLHEIVTFEETQYEQAIAVNFNIWYRDQNFIDTYEKNITQIMPYTDVVIYR
- a CDS encoding S-layer homology domain-containing protein, which translates into the protein MNTLKGMAYVLTCLIMLSFFTPIYGARSTDVNTSDWFYDAVERLSEDDRGIIVGYPDGTFRPEMRLARDQFITMVVRALGEEPGNSEGYWAQNYIDKAIELGILKAEDFDSYLGPVNFKQVITREEMCMIIIRAVERLEGEQVFTDLTQVLQVVTDSEDFSFKYNKDIMKTYKLGIITGYPDHTFKPQGVLTRAEASAVVVRLIDPDTRPTFDYEEQYNEQHSGMESHLLGGANWVDSVAASNYDNAKADWDLITSDMDYLPSKTSFELNRVKTQQSSDYASGILMYDENEPYAGHIEDFERLLQRRMPQDQVDIVMEYLAQKTDKYTYLKHDEAFFYLDNDRYLVRVDEVLAFRGTEYEQAMEVNFNIWYRDQNFIDTYEKNITQIMPYTDVIIYR